One segment of Nomascus leucogenys isolate Asia chromosome 20, Asia_NLE_v1, whole genome shotgun sequence DNA contains the following:
- the TMEM37 gene encoding voltage-dependent calcium channel gamma-like subunit isoform X3, which translates to MGLARSVGALAVVVAIFGLELLMVSQLCEDKQSRRKWVMGSILLLVSFVLSSGGLLGFVILLRNQVTLIGFTLMFWCEFTASFLFFLNAISGLHINSITHPWEQPWKF; encoded by the coding sequence ATGGGCCTGGCGCGCAGCGTGGGCGCCTTGGCCGTGGTGGTCGCCATTTTTGGCCTGGAGCTCCTCATGGTGTCCCAGTTGTGCGAGGACAAACAGTCACGGCGCAAGTGGGTCATGGGTTCCATCCTCCTCCTGGTCTCTTTCGTCCTCTCCTCCGGGGGGCTCCTGGGTTTTGTGATCCTCCTCAGGAACCAAGTCACACTCATCGGCTTCACCCTAATGTTTTGGTGCGAATTcactgcctccttcctcttcttcctgaaCGCCATCAGCGGCCTTCACATCAACAGCATCACCCATCCCTGGGAACAACCATGGAAATTTTAG
- the TMEM37 gene encoding voltage-dependent calcium channel gamma-like subunit isoform X1, whose product MTRPNYSSDFNSRHFPLGQAQRPLGQRQPRRSFFESFIRTLIITCVALAVLLSSVSICDGHWLLAEDRLFGLWHFCTTTNQSAPICFRDLGQAHVPGLAVGMGLARSVGALAVVVAIFGLELLMVSQLCEDKQSRRKWVMGSILLLVSFVLSSGGLLGFVILLRNQVTLIGFTLMFWCEFTASFLFFLNAISGLHINSITHPWEQPWKF is encoded by the exons ATGACCCGACCTAACTATTCTTCTGATTTTAATTCCAGGCACTTCCCTCTTGGCCAG GCCCAGAGGCCTTTGGGCCAAAGGCAGCCCCGCCGGTCCTTCTTTGAATCCTTCATCCGGACCCTCATCATCACGTGTGTGGCCCTGGCTGTGCTCCTGTCCTCCGTCTCCATCTGTGATGGGCACTGGCTCCTGGCTGAGGACCGCCTCTTCGGGCTCTGGCACTTCTGCACCACCACCAACCAGAGTGCGCCGATCTGCTTCAGAGACCTGGGCCAGGCCCATGTGCCCGGGCTGGCCGTGGGCATGGGCCTGGCGCGCAGCGTGGGCGCCTTGGCCGTGGTGGTCGCCATTTTTGGCCTGGAGCTCCTCATGGTGTCCCAGTTGTGCGAGGACAAACAGTCACGGCGCAAGTGGGTCATGGGTTCCATCCTCCTCCTGGTCTCTTTCGTCCTCTCCTCCGGGGGGCTCCTGGGTTTTGTGATCCTCCTCAGGAACCAAGTCACACTCATCGGCTTCACCCTAATGTTTTGGTGCGAATTcactgcctccttcctcttcttcctgaaCGCCATCAGCGGCCTTCACATCAACAGCATCACCCATCCCTGGGAACAACCATGGAAATTTTAG
- the TMEM37 gene encoding voltage-dependent calcium channel gamma-like subunit isoform X2: protein MTAIGVQAQRPLGQRQPRRSFFESFIRTLIITCVALAVLLSSVSICDGHWLLAEDRLFGLWHFCTTTNQSAPICFRDLGQAHVPGLAVGMGLARSVGALAVVVAIFGLELLMVSQLCEDKQSRRKWVMGSILLLVSFVLSSGGLLGFVILLRNQVTLIGFTLMFWCEFTASFLFFLNAISGLHINSITHPWEQPWKF, encoded by the exons ATGACTGCCATCGGCGTGCAG GCCCAGAGGCCTTTGGGCCAAAGGCAGCCCCGCCGGTCCTTCTTTGAATCCTTCATCCGGACCCTCATCATCACGTGTGTGGCCCTGGCTGTGCTCCTGTCCTCCGTCTCCATCTGTGATGGGCACTGGCTCCTGGCTGAGGACCGCCTCTTCGGGCTCTGGCACTTCTGCACCACCACCAACCAGAGTGCGCCGATCTGCTTCAGAGACCTGGGCCAGGCCCATGTGCCCGGGCTGGCCGTGGGCATGGGCCTGGCGCGCAGCGTGGGCGCCTTGGCCGTGGTGGTCGCCATTTTTGGCCTGGAGCTCCTCATGGTGTCCCAGTTGTGCGAGGACAAACAGTCACGGCGCAAGTGGGTCATGGGTTCCATCCTCCTCCTGGTCTCTTTCGTCCTCTCCTCCGGGGGGCTCCTGGGTTTTGTGATCCTCCTCAGGAACCAAGTCACACTCATCGGCTTCACCCTAATGTTTTGGTGCGAATTcactgcctccttcctcttcttcctgaaCGCCATCAGCGGCCTTCACATCAACAGCATCACCCATCCCTGGGAACAACCATGGAAATTTTAG